A single window of Excalfactoria chinensis isolate bCotChi1 chromosome 13, bCotChi1.hap2, whole genome shotgun sequence DNA harbors:
- the PURA gene encoding transcriptional activator protein Pur-alpha yields MADRDSGSEQGGGGGGGGGGGGAAGAGGPGSGGGGPGGGLQHETQELASKRVDIQNKRFYLDVKQNAKGRFLKIAEVGAGGNKSRLTLSMSVAVEFRDYLGDFIEHYAQLGPSQPPELAQAADEPRRALKSEFLVRENRKYYMDLKENQRGRFLRVRQTVNRGPGLGAAQGQTIALPAQGLIEFRDALAKLIDDYGVEEEPAELPEGTSLTVDNKRFFFDVGSNKYGVFMRVSEVKPTYRNSITVPYKVWAKFGHTFCKYSDEMKKIQEKQRDKRAAAAAPAGSGAGPEPPPEAEGSAAAAAAAAAAAAAAAASGPPGALLQADEPEED; encoded by the coding sequence ATGGCGGACAGAGACAGCGGCAGCGAGcagggcggcggcggcggcggcggcggcggcggcgggggcgcgGCGGGCGCCGGGGGGCCGGGCTCGGGCGGCGGCGGTCCGGGCGGCGGGCTGCAGCACGAGACGCAGGAGCTGGCCTCCAAGCGGGTGGACATCCAGAACAAGCGCTTCTACCTGGACGTGAAGCAGAACGCCAAGGGCCGCTTCCTGAAGATCGCCGAGGTGGGCGCCGGCGGCAACAAGAGCCGGCTGACGCTCTCCATGTCGGTGGCGGTGGAGTTCCGCGACTACCTGGGCGACTTCATCGAGCACTACGCGCAGCTGGGGCCCAGCCAGCCCCCCGAGCTGGCGCAGGCGGCCGACGAGCCGCGCCGGGCGCTCAAGAGCGAGTTCCTGGTGCGGGAGAACCGCAAGTACTACATGGATCTGAAGGAGAACCAGCGCGGCCGCTTCCTGCGCGTCCGCCAGACCGTCAACCGCGGCCCGGGGCTGGGCGCCGCGCAGGGCCAGACCATCGCGCTGCCGGCGCAGGGCCTGATCGAGTTCCGCGACGCGCTGGCCAAGCTCATCGACGACTACGGCGTGGAGGAGGAGCCGGCCGAGCTGCCCGAGGGCACCTCCTTGACTGTGGACAACAAGCGCTTCTTCTTCGACGTGGGCTCCAACAAGTACGGCGTCTTCATGCGGGTGAGCGAGGTGAAGCCCACCTACCGCAACTCCATCACCGTCCCCTACAAGGTCTGGGCCAAGTTCGGCCACACCTTCTGCAAGTACTCGGACGAGATGAAGAAGATCCAGGAGAAGCAGCGGGACAagcgcgccgccgccgccgcccccgcggGCTCCGGGGCCGGGCCCGAGCCGCCGCCCGAGGCCGAGGGCagcgcggccgccgccgccgcagccgccgccgccgccgccgccgccgccgcctccggtCCGCCCGGCGCCCTGCTGCAGGCCGACGAGCCCGAGGAGGACTGA